In Cucurbita pepo subsp. pepo cultivar mu-cu-16 unplaced genomic scaffold, ASM280686v2 Cp4.1_scaffold000275, whole genome shotgun sequence, the genomic window TGAATAGGGCCCATTTAATGTACATTTCACATTTCAaggtatagtaatgaccttagattaaataggtaaaatattaGGATCGTTAccgttggtatcagagctctaggttatagatcttgtagactagcctacagAGTAGGCTTGACATGTTCCACGGTCAAATTACTGATGCCCCATCGTTGCCAGGTATACCTTATGTAGAATGAGGGATGTATGATCTTTGTGATATATTTAATGTGGTGGGCTTTAAATGATGCATGACATGATACTGTATGAAAAGGTGTTGATGTGATCTGATGTAATGCATGTCTTTactttatgatatttatgttttttttttttttttttatatgaattacATGGTAGGATGTAGGGAATGTTATAAGTAAATCATAAACTTAGTTAGAACCCTTAATGCACGTATTGTCGGTAGGTACCCCAGCAGGGGTAGACCTAGTTAcgaaaaatagagtaaaagacAGACAAGTGGTAATAGCTGGACAAACCATCCACGTAGACTTAAAAGTAATGGATATGACGGATTTTGACGTCATACTAGGAATGGATTAGCTAGCCGAAAACTTTGTTAGCATAGACTGCCATAAGAAAGAGGTGATATTCACACCTCCAAACAGACTTACCTTTAAGTTTAAAGGAACCATTACAGGTACCACCCCAAAAATGATATTGATGATGAAAGCGAGACGCCTGGTACAACAAGGGGGCTGGGCGTTTCTAGCCTGTGCAGTAAAcacaaaaggaaaggaaaaaccaatAGATACAGTATCCATAGTAAACGAATTTATGGATGTCTTCCCCGAGGACCTCCTGGGGATCCCTCCATCGCGAGAGGTAGACTTTGGAATAGAACTGGAACCAGGAACGGGACCCATCTCTAAGGCCCCGTACCGCATGGCACTAGCAGAACTAAAAGAACTTAAATCACAACTGCAAGGCCTATTAGATAAAGGCTTCATTCGACCTAGTGTGTCCCATTGGGGTgcgccagtgttgtttgtcaaaaagaaagacagCTCAATGCGTTTATGCATTGATTATAGGGAATTAAACAAGAGGACGGTAAAGAAGAAATACCCGTTACCCCGTATCGAGGACCTAGTTGACCAATTGCGAGGGGAGACAgtgttttctaaaatagatcttcgatcaagatatcatcaaattaagattaaaaatgaagacaTACCGAAAACAGCCTTTCGATCCAGATATGGCCACTAAGTTTGTGGTGATGTCTTTTGGTCTCACCAATGCCCCAGTggtatttatgaaattaatgaacCGAGTATTTAAGGAGTGCTTAGACTCGTTTGTGATCGTGTTCATAGACGACAACTTGATATACTCGAAAACGGACCTAGAACACCAAGAGCACCTTTGCAAAGCTTTAACTATCCTAAgggagaacaagttgtatgccaAATTCTCCAAGTGCGAATTTTTGCTACGACAGGTTTCATTTCTAGGGCACGTAGTGTCTAAAGACGGAATTTATGTGGACCCCAATAAGATAGAAGCTGTCACAAAGTGGAAACGCCCAACAACGGTCACCGAGATACGAAGTTTCTTAGGATTGGCGGGTTACTATCGAAGGTTTGTCCAGGACTTCGCTAGAATAGCCATGCCTCTCAcccaattgacaaaaaaaaaaatgtaccttTAGTTTGGGATGATACTTGTGAGGCCAGCTTTCAAGAGCTAAAACAAAGACTAGTATCCGCCCTAGTGCTCACAGTTCCAGAGAGTTCTGTGGGATATATGATTTACAGTGATGCATCCAAAAGGGGTTAGGTTGTGTACTGATGCTGAtgctgatggtgttaatataacacatgcggaagcaatttggatcttaggcacttttagaacatcaatgatagtaaataactagtatgttcataagtattaaaacttaatgagtttgaatactaaccttttgtagttcaaattcctttttcctcttgGTATATAACACCATCAATTTGGTTCATAGAcacttttgtagttcaaataaatttttcctcacgaacttGTTTTGAACCACCACTaatgtcttctccactatcctccggccttagaacgggattgtggatccggtgagtgactaaactaggaagagattttatatatatgaagagagtgtttgtgagaggtttttctcaatgtttttgccaaaaaaaaaaaaNaaaaaaaaaaaaaaaaaaaaaaagaagcgcTTACATGtacttgatcactctatttaaagattGCACATATCAAAAATAGTTTGGAGATTTACAACATGGCCGGTTTCCTTgccatattaatttataataaccTTCTTTCCacattttcatgttttaatattttagtctcaataatacaaatatctaaatattttaattagtttttttgttatgtcaattatttttttaactgtaatccaaaaattgataaaactaaaaatctaACATTTGTATGTTTGGATTACAAAAttgtttgagttgggttagttaaacaaaattataaaagcaactggtttatatatattaagtcCAATAAAACcgatctaaatttattttagttttaaaatatatatttttgtttaaaatataaaaatttctttatttatttatttattattatttgtttttgtttttgtttaatttcataatttcttttattatttcttctttcgcAACtctggaaaataaaattgaactttttattagatttttattaaaaaaaatgtaagaggATGGAAAACCTTGTGATATAGAAGAATATTAGAAAGTAATTGAATATCTGAAGTCGAAGGATTTAAAAGCCAAAAACTATCTCTTCCAAGCCATAGATCGTCCAACTCTAGAAACCATTTTGAAGAAAGACACGACCAAGGATATTTGACACTCCTTGAAACATAAGTACCAGGGATAAGTTCAAGTCAAACGTGCAAAGCTGCAGGCTCTTCGAAAATAGTGGAAGGTTCTTCGCATGAAGACGGGAGAATCAGTGTCTAACTACTTTGCTCGAACTCTTATAATTGCccatagaaagaaaattcatgGGGAGGAGATGGCAAGTATTGACACCATAGAAATATATCCTAAGATCCATGACTTCTAAGTTTATAAAAGCCCgtggttttctttatttagttttttttacatttttactcaaattagttagttggattttcttttgacaatttgaCATGCACCCTCTCATGAATTACCATATTTTTAGCTAGCCATTTGGGCCATGTCATGTGTTTATGGGGGAGTGGCTGCCATCAACTCGATATAACCAAATCGATTAAAAATGGTCGATTGTATAGACTTGTCACGACGGACTGATGATGTGTACAACTTGTGAGGCCGTCAGGGATGGGGTATGATCCAACGGCTATAGCAACGTGTTTGGCATCCatcttattattgtttaacaataatttgtttttagcGGTAATGTTTGACAATGGAaataaagaaggaagaagggagCAGGAAGCTTTGAACTTGATTGCATCAATTTACGCAACTGACGAAGCTTGTGATTCTATCAATTTGAACTTGCGAGTtgagataaaaattataaaatattagaaggaagaaggaagcttCGATGAGTAAACATGTTGTGCAATTAAGTAGAATTGGAGTCTGCTTATTACATACAGATAGCAACAACTGTGGTGAATTACAAACCCATTAAAGCATGGACTAAGCACATTGCTTCGCACAAGTGCATTTATCACCCGAGCAAAATCCGTCATCCCACTTCTCAAAAGAAATGCAAAGTTCAGCACACGTTTCTGCAATGCACGGTCCTATAAACGCATCGCTGTGTTTATAGCATGTCCGCCCCTCCGTCTGCACCACCATCCATCCTGCAAAAGTAACACAAACTTGTTCATACAAACAAAAACCTTCTTTTTAATACTATCTGTCAATCTAAATCAACATGGAGAAGCAGGAAGGATCAAGTACCAGAAGTAAGGGCTAGGAAGATGAACACCACAATTTTGAGATTTCTCAAGCTCTGTCCTGCcatacttttcttcaattattgcTTGCTACACGGGAATGTTTGGATATCGGTTCCCCATTTTATAGCAGCGAAACACCTCATCTCTGTAACGTCTCCTTGATTTCCGTGGGATTTCAAGGAAAGAATTGTCAAGTTGACGTTCTTGAAAggaagttattttattttattcttgtcTAGTCCACGCGGTTAACATTGATGGATCGTCTCAAATTATACTATTAATAAAAGTAACCTATTtcttaaatacaaatttaaagtaGAAGCGTAACCTTCTTTCTATTAATTACCTTTCATAATCCGTATAAAAGGTAGGAATTTAGGTATACCTCTCTTCGTATGCGAGAAATTTAAGATGATAAGCGCAACACAATTAGCATGTAGCATAGCCCGGTTTATAAAATCTGGAATTGGAAAGCTTAAGTTTTATACCGTTTAATTATGGTTTTTGTGATGGTTAAACATTACCGTTTAATCGGTGGGTGTGAAATTCAAATGTTGATATCTTCCGTGCATTGAAAGGATGAAGATTGCAGATATCAAAAATAGTTTTGGGATTTAGAACATGGCCCGTTTCCTTGCcgtattaatttataataaccTTCTTtccacattttcattttttaatattttagtctcaataatacaaatatctaaatattttaattagtttttttgttatttcaatttttttttttaaactgtAATCGAAAAATTCGATGACACTAAAAATCTAACAATTGTGTGTTTGGATTACAAAAttgtttgagttgggttgagttaaaataaataaaataaattataaaagcaactggtttatgaatattaagtCCAATAAAACcgatctaaatttattttagttttaaaatatatatttttgtttaaaatataaaaatatatatatttatttatttattattatttgtttttgtttttgtttaatttcataatttcttttattatttcttctttcacaactctggaaaataaaattgaactttttattagatttttattaaaaaaaatgtaagaggATGGAAAACCTTGTGATATAGAAGAATATTAGAAAGCAATTGAATATCTGAAGTCGAAGGATTTAAAAGCCAAAAACTATCTCTTCCAAGCCATAGATCGTCCAACTCTAGAAACCATTTTGAAGAAAGACACGACCAAGGATATTTGACACTCCTTGAAACATAAGTACCAGGGATAAGTTCAAGTCAAACGTGCAAAGCTGCAGGCTCTTCGAAAATAGTGGAAGGTTCTTCGCATGAAGACGGGAGAATCAGTGTCTAACTACTTTGCTCGAACTCTTATAATTgcccaaagaaagaaaattcatgGGGAGGAGATGGCAAGTATTGACACCATAGAAAAATATCCTAAAATCCATGACTTCTATGTTTATAAAAGCCAgtggttttctttatttagtttttttacatttttactcaaattagttagttggattttcttttgacaatttgaCATGCACCCTCTCATGAATTACCATATTTCTAGCTAGCCATTTCCGCCATGTGTTTACCAGNCCCATGTGTTTACGGGGGAGTGGCTAGTGCTGCATCAACTCGATATAACCAAATCGATTAAAAATGGTCGATTGTATAGACTTGTCACGACGGACTGATGATGTGTACAACTTGTGAGGCCGTCAGGGATGGGGTATGATCCAACGGNAATGGGGTATGATCCAACGACTATAGCAACCTGTTTGGCATCCatcttattattgtttaacaataatttgtttttagcGGTAATGTTTGACAATGGAaataaagaaggaagaagggagCAGGAAGCTTTGAACTTGATTGCATCAATTTACGCAACTGAACAAGCTTGTGATTCTATCAATTTGAACTTGCCAGTtgagataaaaattataaaatattagaaggaagaaggaagcttCGATGAGTAAACATGTTGTGCAATTAAGTAGAATTGGAGTCTGCTTATTACATACAGATAGCAACAACTGTGGTGAATTACAAACCCATTAAAGCATGGACTAAGCACATTGCTTCGCACAAGTGCATTTATCACCCGAGCAAAATCCGTNCTGATGAGTAAACATGTTGTGCAATTAAGTAGAATTGGAGTCTGCTTATTACATACAGATAGCAACAACTGTGGTGAATTACAAACCCATTAAAGCATGGACTAAGCACATTGCTTCGCACAAGTGCATTTATCACCCGAGCAAAATCCGTCATCCCACTTCTCAAAAGAAATGCAAAGTTCAGCACACGTTTCTGCAATGCACGGTCCTATAAACGCATCGCTGTGTTTATAGCATGTCCGCCCCTCCGTCTGCACCACCATCCATCCTGCAAAAGTAACACAAACTTGTTCATACAAACAAAAACCTTCTTTTTAATACTATCTGTCAATCTAAATCAACATGGAGAAGCAGGAAGGATCAAGTACCAGAAGTAAGGGCTAGGAAGATGAACACCACAATTTTGAGATTTCTCAAGCTCTGTCCTGCcatacttttcttcaattattgcTTGCTACACGGGAATGTTTGGATATCGGTTCCCCATTTTATAGCAGCGAAACACCTCATCTCTGTAACGTCTCCTTGATTTCCGTGGGATTTCAAGGAAAGAATTGTCAAGTTGACGTTCTTGAAAggaagttattttattttattcttttctagTCCACGCGGTTAACATTGATGGATCGTCTCAAATTATACTATTAATAAAAGTAACCTATTtcttaaatacaaatttaaagtaGAAGCCTAACCTTCTTTCTATTAATTACCTTTCATAATCCGTATAAAAGGTAGGAATTTAGGTATACCTCTCTTCGTATGCGAGAAATTTAAGATGATAAGCGCAACACAATTAGCATGTAGCATAGCCCGGTTTATAAAATCTGGAATTGGAAAGCTTAAGTTTTATACCGTTTAATTATGGTTTTTGTGATGG contains:
- the LOC111784773 gene encoding putative defensin-like protein 3 codes for the protein MAGQSLRNLKIVVFIFLALTSGWMVVQTEGRTCYKHSDAFIGPCIAETCAELCISFEKWDDGFCSGDKCTCAKQCA